In Kwoniella dendrophila CBS 6074 chromosome 7, complete sequence, the following proteins share a genomic window:
- a CDS encoding ribonucleoprotein-associated protein — translation MASQPNPKAFPLANAQLTNQILDLIQQAQHYKQLKKGANEATKTLNRGICEFIVMTADVEPIEIVLHLPLLCEDKNVPYVFLPSKTALGRACGVSRPVIAASVTTNEARELNTQIQAVKNEIEKLLI, via the exons atggctTCCCAACCTAATCCTAAAGCTTTTCCTTTAGCTAACGCTCAACTTACCAACCAA ATTCTCGATCTCAttcaacaagctcaacacTACAAACAACTGAAAAAAGG TGCAAACGAAGCTACCAAAACACTTAACAGAGGTATCTGTGAATTCATTGTTATGACAGCCGATGTTGAaccaattgaaattgttttacatttacctttattatgTGAAGATAAAAACGTACCATACGTTTTCTTACCTTCAAAAACTGCTTTAGGTAGAGCTTGTGGTGTATCAAGACCTGTTATTGCTGCTAGTGTAACTACAAATGAAGCTAGAGAATTGAACACTCAAATCCAAGCTGTAAAG AACGAGATTGAGAAACTCCTTATCTAA